A stretch of the Flavobacteriales bacterium genome encodes the following:
- a CDS encoding tetratricopeptide repeat protein, with protein sequence MKHIGFWIFFLLLGIQLQAQPELDVLFKKLESASGDKEKCEILNDISLFVVNSDPEQSRDYAKQALSLAEKINFTEGKGFAYYNLGNVNYYIDEYEEGLANLKTAESLFKECGSEKGLGYVFNTRGEIQTLEGEYGDALNSLFEALSKFEKIKDNVGLARVNNNIGLIHYYQKNYDEALKYFNQALVTADEPRVGDASLYIGRVYIEQNNYSEAEKYLSKALEIGKKNEDNYIISDSYYLLGRIDAFYGEHEKAYTHFTESIELKKSLEDEQGIALCSIHLGNLLLGQNKVEDAGHYFYDAIRLAQSIGVREELKDAYLGISNVYNYKKQYDSAYHYLNLHNEVQNELLSEEASKKLAQLEASLDAQRQEALFEADRQMQAYNKKVMIYAGLAVIAVLLVFAYLMFNRYRMKQKANEQLQKFNDEIVQQKHIIEEKNRDIMDSIKYAKRIQEAILPSNEIIAAYLKDFFVMYRPKDIVSGDFYWALPIEENGKKKLLFASVDCTGHGVPGAFVSIVGYNGLNRAVKEYKLHQPAAILDKLNELVEETFRQQGTGNIKDGMDISLCSVEYMSDGSMELIFAAANNPLWIFRNGTQWEEIKADKQPIGAYLDRKPFKQHVIQLSKGDSMYIFSDGYADQFGGNDVTTRAGGGKKYKYSKMRDFIIAMQQEPMSVQQQKLTEEILRWTGELEQVDDQCVIGLRV encoded by the coding sequence ATGAAACACATTGGCTTTTGGATTTTCTTTTTGTTGCTGGGTATTCAACTTCAAGCGCAACCGGAATTGGATGTTTTATTTAAAAAACTGGAATCGGCTTCCGGTGATAAAGAGAAATGTGAAATTCTGAATGATATTTCGCTTTTTGTGGTAAACAGCGATCCGGAACAATCGCGCGATTATGCCAAACAAGCTTTAAGTCTTGCCGAAAAAATCAATTTTACCGAAGGAAAGGGATTTGCTTATTATAATCTGGGAAATGTAAATTATTACATCGATGAATATGAAGAGGGTTTAGCCAATCTGAAAACTGCTGAATCTTTATTTAAAGAATGTGGCAGCGAAAAAGGACTTGGTTATGTATTTAACACCCGGGGCGAAATTCAAACACTGGAAGGGGAATACGGTGATGCCTTGAATTCATTATTTGAAGCGCTGTCGAAGTTTGAAAAAATAAAAGATAATGTAGGATTGGCACGTGTGAATAATAACATCGGTTTAATTCACTATTATCAAAAAAATTATGATGAGGCCCTGAAGTATTTTAATCAGGCTTTGGTTACAGCCGATGAACCGCGTGTTGGTGATGCTTCATTGTATATCGGTCGGGTTTATATTGAGCAAAACAATTATTCCGAAGCTGAAAAATACTTATCGAAAGCACTGGAAATCGGTAAAAAGAATGAGGATAATTATATTATTTCCGACAGCTATTATTTATTGGGACGAATTGATGCTTTTTACGGCGAACATGAAAAAGCCTATACGCATTTTACCGAGTCGATTGAATTGAAAAAATCACTCGAAGATGAGCAAGGAATTGCTTTATGTTCCATTCACCTTGGAAATTTGTTGTTGGGTCAGAATAAAGTGGAAGATGCCGGTCACTATTTCTACGACGCCATCCGTCTGGCGCAATCGATCGGTGTGCGCGAAGAATTAAAAGATGCCTATTTAGGAATCAGCAATGTGTACAATTACAAAAAGCAATACGACAGTGCTTACCATTATCTCAATCTGCACAATGAAGTTCAAAATGAATTATTAAGTGAAGAAGCATCCAAAAAACTGGCACAGCTTGAAGCTTCATTAGATGCTCAGCGGCAGGAAGCTTTATTTGAGGCGGACCGTCAGATGCAGGCCTATAATAAAAAGGTGATGATTTATGCCGGACTTGCAGTTATAGCTGTATTGCTGGTCTTTGCTTACCTCATGTTCAATCGCTACCGCATGAAACAAAAAGCGAATGAGCAATTGCAAAAATTCAACGATGAAATTGTGCAACAAAAACACATCATCGAAGAAAAGAACCGCGATATCATGGACTCGATTAAATACGCCAAACGAATTCAGGAAGCTATTCTCCCTTCCAATGAAATCATAGCCGCTTATTTAAAGGATTTCTTTGTGATGTATCGTCCGAAAGACATCGTTAGCGGCGATTTCTACTGGGCACTTCCGATTGAAGAAAACGGAAAGAAAAAATTATTGTTTGCATCGGTCGACTGTACGGGGCACGGTGTGCCCGGAGCTTTCGTATCTATTGTAGGATATAACGGATTAAACCGGGCGGTGAAAGAATACAAACTCCATCAGCCCGCTGCCATATTGGATAAACTCAATGAACTGGTAGAAGAAACTTTTCGTCAGCAAGGAACCGGAAATATCAAGGACGGAATGGATATTTCGCTTTGCAGTGTTGAATATATGTCCGACGGTTCCATGGAATTAATTTTTGCCGCAGCGAATAATCCCTTATGGATTTTCAGAAATGGTACGCAATGGGAAGAAATTAAGGCCGACAAACAACCGATTGGTGCTTATCTCGACCGGAAACCGTTTAAGCAACATGTAATTCAACTGAGCAAAGGCGATAGCATGTATATATTCTCTGATGGATATGCCGATCAGTTTGGCGGTAATGACGTAACAACAAGAGCAGGTGGCGGCAAGAAATATAAATATTCTAAAATGCGTGATTTCATTATAGCCATGCAGCAAGAACCGATGTCCGTTCAACAACAAAAATTGACAGAAGAAATTTTACGCTGGACCGGTGAACTGGAGCAGGTAGATGATCAATGCGTGATTGGATTAAGGGTGTAA
- the msrB gene encoding peptide-methionine (R)-S-oxide reductase MsrB → MERTEEEWKRILNEEEFRILRGKGTEMPFSGKYNMHFEKGIYSCKGCNSPLFTSSMKFDSHCGWPSFDAELPGGKIKKIRDTSHGMIRTEIVCANCGGHLGHVFDDGPTESGLRYCVNSVSIDFKPE, encoded by the coding sequence ATGGAAAGGACAGAAGAAGAATGGAAAAGGATACTGAATGAGGAAGAATTCAGGATTTTGCGTGGGAAAGGGACAGAAATGCCTTTTAGTGGCAAATACAATATGCATTTCGAGAAGGGGATTTATTCCTGCAAAGGATGTAATAGTCCACTCTTTACTTCATCCATGAAATTCGATTCCCATTGCGGCTGGCCCAGTTTTGATGCGGAACTACCGGGAGGAAAAATCAAAAAAATAAGAGATACTTCGCATGGAATGATCCGCACGGAAATAGTTTGTGCGAATTGTGGCGGACATTTAGGTCACGTATTCGATGATGGTCCCACAGAAAGTGGTTTACGCTACTGTGTCAACTCGGTGTCCATCGATTTTAAACCGGAATAA
- a CDS encoding CoA-binding protein encodes MKKTLVIGASENPDRYSNMAIRLLRQYHHPVVAVGNKKGKVGDVEIEKDQLPFNDIDTVTLYLGPQNQAAVYQYVLSLHPKRVIFNPGTENPDFEMQLEKAGIETEEACTLVLLRTGAY; translated from the coding sequence ATGAAAAAGACATTGGTCATCGGTGCATCCGAAAATCCTGATCGCTATTCGAACATGGCTATTCGATTATTGCGTCAATACCATCACCCGGTGGTAGCTGTAGGAAATAAAAAAGGAAAAGTAGGGGATGTGGAAATTGAAAAAGATCAATTGCCCTTTAACGATATTGATACGGTTACTTTGTATTTAGGACCCCAAAATCAAGCTGCAGTTTACCAATACGTGCTTAGTCTGCACCCTAAACGGGTGATATTTAATCCGGGTACGGAAAATCCGGATTTCGAAATGCAATTGGAAAAAGCAGGAATAGAAACGGAAGAAGCCTGTACGCTGGTTTTATTGAGGACCGGCGCTTATTGA